The genomic stretch ACACTACAGAAACAATCTCTAGGTCTCCCAAAAAATAATTTCACCATTGTCACCGACTAAACCAAGATCCTTGAGTCTTCTTTCCTGGTAGTATTCTAGGCCATCTAATTCCTCCTCCCTCTGTTTGAAAATATCATCAATCTGCTGCAGTACTTTCTTTTCGCCTGCCCTTACTCCAATCGCAATATGAAGTCTTGATGGCAAATTTTCTGTTTGCAATTGTTCTTCATCCTGAATGTCACATTTCATATGAATGATTATGAGATAAACAAAAATATGAAGGAAATGAACAACATTATACTGTTAATAGGCAAACCTCTTGTATTGTGGTGTGATAAGCATCAAGGGCAGATTTGCAGGCATCTCTCATGACCTGGCATATTGATTCCTCATTGTCAGGACTGAGTGGCAGTTCAAGGTGGCCCCAAACTGAATTCCTGAAGAGTGCTTCCAAGAGAAATGCATCTGTTCCACCAATGCAAAGTAACCGTAGGTATGTAAGCATTTGCGGGGGAAGGGGTTCATCCAGGATTATATCGAAATACGCAGTCTCCCCCAGCCCGTTTAACTCTGCAATGTCAAGCTTGTCTCCATAAAATGGATCAGATTCAGAGATCTCCAAGGTCACAGTATATGAGTCCCTTGATGGATTTGATTCGATGAACCCGTAGTCAAGTGCCAGTTCAGCATTACTCTTGTCCAGGTCATACTGAATATATATCTGTCAATGCAAGGCTCAGTTATAAATTGCATACTTTTAGCCTTAGACATTCAATTTGGTCTATAAATGCTGAAAGCTACACAAACACTGCACCTAGTGCAGAAAAATAGTACATATGTACCTGTTCTCCAGATTTAACGTCCACTGGTGTTCGCAAAGAGAACATGGCTTCCCTACCAAAAAGGCCCTTTCCTTTGATCTCCCAACTGGACCCTTCTGAGGTAATGAAAGGACTGTGATTAACCTGATTTGGCAAGGCAGTGAACAGTTATAAAAAAATGCAGTCCCAATTTTCCAGAAAGCACTGTTGAATGGAAGTTTTTGATCTTTGACATGGTAACTTAATCACAATATTACAGGAACGTCCAATGCAAAAGTAAGTAGGTCAGCAGACTGTTGGACTAAACTAGGAAATGCTGATATGGATTGCATATTGAGAACTTACCAGATCAGCAAATGGTATGAGAGCAAGCTTATCTCCACGCAGCTCTGGAAATACCCTTGATCTGAGTATTCCAAATGCCCATAGGAAATCATCAAATGTTATCGCACCAGGGAAGATGTCCTTATTCGCATTTATGATCTCAGCTTCAACGCTTTCGAATTCACTCTGCACATACTCCTTCACACCCATTGTTGTGCTCAGTAACTGTGTTCCTGCAAGTGACAGATGCACAAGTTATTAATATAGCAAGCAATAAATCAACCAGAGAGCCGCCAATTTGTTAATGGAGGAAATGCATGGATTTTGCTCTTTCAGGAAAAAGGCATGGATTTTGCATTGCACACCTTGTATCTCTAGGAGCTCTTCTTCTGACCTGCACTGGAGGCACGAAGCACCATTCAAAAGCATAAGAATGGAGCAGAAGAACCATTTCAACAAACACACGGAGGGCGATCAG from Setaria italica strain Yugu1 chromosome II, Setaria_italica_v2.0, whole genome shotgun sequence encodes the following:
- the LOC101771156 gene encoding fructose-bisphosphate aldolase-lysine N-methyltransferase, chloroplastic, yielding MAALQPQHHLLLLRHRPLALRLRLPTRPSRAHRLLPRARAVSAAASTAALEDFRRWLSSHGTGEGKAFPASVQEGLGLVAARDLPRGEVVAEVPKKLWMDADAVAASDIGRACGGGGGLRPWVAVALLLLREVARGADSPWAPYLAILPRQTDSTIFWSEEELLEIQGTQLLSTTMGVKEYVQSEFESVEAEIINANKDIFPGAITFDDFLWAFGILRSRVFPELRGDKLALIPFADLVNHSPFITSEGSSWEIKGKGLFGREAMFSLRTPVDVKSGEQIYIQYDLDKSNAELALDYGFIESNPSRDSYTVTLEISESDPFYGDKLDIAELNGLGETAYFDIILDEPLPPQMLTYLRLLCIGGTDAFLLEALFRNSVWGHLELPLSPDNEESICQVMRDACKSALDAYHTTIQEDEEQLQTENLPSRLHIAIGVRAGEKKVLQQIDDIFKQREEELDGLEYYQERRLKDLGLVGDNGEIIFWET